In the genome of Oceanispirochaeta sp., one region contains:
- a CDS encoding diguanylate cyclase, whose translation MKKKPPLKYSQATMDVLGSIKILSTLAHEELMALYSHMTEETYREGQVLFNEGDKGEVMYIVLSGSVSILVNTPSGEIIEIAEIKEGNFLGEMSIFDSAARSATCIPKCDTTVLSLKASNFYEFIKTNPVSGISIMHHMLNTVTFRLKNTGAFISEMVTWGEQARVRAITDDFTGLYNRRFLDESMEEQLSEAGTLKQTLSVIMIDLDHFGTLNKLYGQEMGDKVLLEVIAIYRKIFRKEDILARYGGDEFTFLLRNTPGEKALELCALLNRELRTINLLKDLGGELKTVTASIGIACFPDHGNSPEGLKDFADKALYQAKESGRDTVRLWMDQGGRALTKSKLSRIKERNTIINNILDAIAQRDSFLVMGHQNPDEDCISSMIAISLLINKFSKPAYLMIPGKINENYQYLLNICRYNAINILQNTEELPVSISTVFIMDTPKPEMKEVFPWIDELFNNEDVIKIEIDHHLGADSAYSGDPGYCFVDEASSASELVGMMAFKLNNREDLIKNFNIQEIFSRNFVLAVLTGIIGDSQMGKYLKTRRERWFYKLFSTMFSELLSSITRKNSSNFSTMNEVFNGLQQLSRQEDECFNLMMKQKVEISPKIGTVIIPRDVITRMRENFDHETIVTVARYTADSLAETSRLLSLVAYYDDKKDSDLIQLRIRRSQSYKDLDLRLILKKFGIENGGGHPGAIGFRFPQKQIPDLQHYVESLIPGIEELMDLAQG comes from the coding sequence ATGAAAAAAAAACCTCCTCTCAAATATTCACAAGCCACAATGGACGTTCTGGGATCGATCAAAATACTCTCAACTCTGGCCCATGAAGAATTGATGGCTCTCTACTCTCATATGACTGAGGAAACCTACCGTGAAGGCCAGGTTCTCTTTAATGAAGGAGATAAAGGCGAGGTCATGTATATTGTCCTGTCTGGCTCAGTTTCCATATTAGTGAATACTCCCAGCGGTGAAATCATTGAAATTGCGGAAATTAAGGAAGGCAATTTTCTGGGTGAGATGTCCATATTCGACAGCGCTGCAAGATCGGCCACATGCATACCGAAGTGCGATACCACGGTCCTCAGCTTGAAGGCCTCTAATTTTTATGAATTTATAAAGACCAACCCCGTATCGGGTATCTCGATCATGCATCACATGCTGAACACCGTCACCTTCCGTTTAAAAAATACGGGAGCCTTTATCTCTGAAATGGTCACATGGGGCGAGCAGGCCCGGGTAAGAGCCATCACCGATGATTTTACCGGTCTTTACAACCGAAGGTTTCTCGATGAATCCATGGAGGAGCAGCTGTCAGAAGCCGGGACTTTAAAGCAGACACTCTCAGTGATCATGATTGATCTGGATCATTTTGGGACTCTCAACAAGCTCTACGGCCAGGAAATGGGGGATAAAGTTCTTCTGGAAGTCATTGCCATTTATAGAAAAATATTTAGAAAAGAAGATATTCTGGCCCGTTACGGCGGGGATGAGTTCACTTTCCTTCTTCGGAATACACCGGGAGAGAAGGCCCTTGAACTCTGTGCCCTCCTGAACCGGGAGCTCCGAACCATTAACCTGCTGAAAGATCTGGGAGGGGAACTGAAAACAGTGACAGCCAGCATTGGCATCGCCTGTTTTCCCGATCATGGGAACTCTCCTGAAGGTCTGAAGGACTTTGCCGACAAAGCCCTCTACCAGGCAAAGGAATCGGGACGCGATACAGTAAGGCTCTGGATGGATCAAGGAGGGAGAGCTTTGACCAAGTCAAAATTAAGCAGAATTAAAGAAAGAAATACAATCATTAACAATATCCTGGATGCCATTGCCCAGCGCGATTCTTTTCTGGTGATGGGTCATCAAAACCCGGATGAAGACTGCATATCTTCCATGATTGCCATCAGTCTTCTTATCAACAAGTTTTCAAAACCGGCTTATCTGATGATTCCCGGCAAAATTAATGAAAACTACCAGTATCTGCTCAACATTTGTCGTTATAATGCCATAAATATCCTGCAGAATACCGAGGAATTGCCTGTCAGCATCTCCACCGTATTTATAATGGACACACCCAAGCCGGAAATGAAAGAAGTCTTCCCCTGGATAGATGAACTCTTCAATAATGAAGATGTTATAAAGATCGAGATTGATCATCATCTGGGAGCCGATAGTGCCTATAGCGGTGACCCGGGGTACTGTTTTGTAGACGAGGCCTCCTCAGCCAGCGAGCTGGTAGGTATGATGGCTTTCAAACTGAACAATCGTGAAGATCTCATCAAAAACTTTAACATTCAGGAGATTTTTTCACGCAATTTTGTTCTCGCCGTACTGACTGGCATCATCGGCGACTCTCAAATGGGGAAATACCTGAAGACCAGAAGAGAGAGATGGTTTTATAAGCTCTTCAGTACCATGTTCAGCGAACTCCTCAGTTCCATTACCCGTAAAAATTCCAGTAATTTCTCTACCATGAATGAGGTTTTTAACGGTCTGCAGCAGCTATCCAGGCAGGAAGATGAATGCTTTAATCTGATGATGAAACAAAAGGTGGAGATCTCCCCCAAAATCGGTACGGTGATCATTCCCAGGGATGTGATAACACGGATGAGAGAGAACTTTGATCATGAAACCATCGTAACTGTGGCCCGGTACACCGCTGATTCTCTGGCGGAGACCAGCCGCTTGCTCAGCCTGGTGGCCTATTATGACGACAAAAAGGATTCTGATCTTATCCAGTTACGCATCCGGCGGAGCCAATCCTATAAGGATCTGGATCTCAGGCTGATCCTTAAAAAGTTCGGCATCGAAAATGGCGGAGGTCACCCGGGGGCCATCGGTTTCCGCTTTCCCCAAAAGCAGATACCCGATCTGCAGCATTATGTGGAATCCCTGATTCCGGGAATTGAAGAACTGATGGACTTGGCTCAGGGTTGA